From Paraburkholderia fungorum, the proteins below share one genomic window:
- a CDS encoding tail assembly protein: MSETLRTVRLYGVAGAKFGRMHRLAVSSTREAVRALCVIVPGFEKFLMNAKDNGLTFAVFNGRRNLDEEGLAHPVGADEIRIAPILIGSKSSGIFQTILGAALVVVGAVASAYGQAWGANVIALGASMMLGGVMQMLSPQTSTSSNDAGNGASYYFGGAVNSSAEGDPVPTAYGWMRVGSKVISSGIYAEDQA; the protein is encoded by the coding sequence ATGAGCGAAACACTCCGAACCGTACGTCTCTATGGCGTCGCGGGGGCAAAGTTCGGCCGCATGCATCGGCTGGCTGTGTCGTCGACGCGCGAAGCGGTACGCGCGCTGTGCGTCATCGTGCCGGGTTTCGAGAAGTTCTTGATGAACGCCAAGGATAACGGGCTGACGTTCGCGGTGTTCAACGGCCGCCGGAATCTCGACGAAGAGGGTCTTGCACATCCGGTCGGCGCCGACGAAATCCGTATCGCTCCGATCCTGATCGGCAGCAAGAGCAGCGGCATCTTCCAAACGATCCTCGGTGCCGCGTTGGTGGTCGTCGGTGCTGTTGCTTCCGCATACGGGCAAGCGTGGGGCGCTAACGTCATAGCGCTGGGCGCTTCGATGATGTTGGGCGGCGTTATGCAGATGCTGAGCCCGCAAACGTCGACGTCGAGCAATGACGCGGGAAATGGCGCGTCGTATTACTTCGGCGGTGCCGTGAACAGTTCGGCGGAAGGTGATCCTGTGCCGACTGCATACGGCTGGATGCGCGTCGGCTCAAAGGTCATCAGCTCCGGTATCTACGCAGAGGATCAGGCCTGA
- a CDS encoding DUF3168 domain-containing protein, translated as MASAESVTAGAIKALAGGRVYPDVAPATVAKPYIVYQSVGGVDETTFDGADTLQNSRMQVAVWSTTRAEAATIIQQVRAALTAAPVNGTPIGAPVSVYEDDTKLYGSRQDYSIWYQE; from the coding sequence ATGGCTAGCGCCGAATCCGTCACAGCGGGCGCGATCAAGGCGTTGGCAGGTGGTCGCGTCTATCCGGACGTCGCGCCGGCGACGGTCGCCAAACCGTACATCGTCTATCAGAGCGTTGGAGGTGTCGACGAAACCACGTTCGACGGCGCCGACACGTTGCAAAACAGCCGCATGCAGGTCGCTGTGTGGTCAACCACGCGCGCCGAGGCGGCAACCATCATTCAACAGGTGCGCGCTGCGCTGACTGCCGCGCCTGTCAATGGCACGCCGATTGGTGCGCCTGTGTCGGTCTACGAAGACGACACGAAGCTTTACGGCAGTCGGCAAGACTATTCAATCTGGTATCAGGAGTGA
- a CDS encoding phage tail protein — translation MADTFAWVPTVANFTGTPTFKVRTAQFSDGYALRVADGLNNRSSVYSLQFIGDEDKMTAIIAFLDTQAGATSFYWTPPFRAQSLFTATYTEPTKDGDVYTMTATFTQTFAP, via the coding sequence ATGGCCGACACATTCGCTTGGGTTCCGACCGTTGCCAACTTCACGGGCACGCCGACATTCAAGGTGCGCACCGCGCAATTTAGCGACGGCTACGCGCTGCGCGTGGCCGACGGCCTCAATAACCGGTCGTCCGTCTATTCGCTGCAGTTCATCGGCGACGAAGACAAGATGACCGCGATCATCGCTTTTCTCGACACCCAGGCCGGCGCGACCAGCTTCTACTGGACGCCGCCGTTCCGCGCGCAATCCCTGTTCACCGCGACATATACCGAGCCGACCAAAGACGGCGACGTGTACACGATGACCGCGACGTTCACACAGACTTTCGCTCCCTGA
- a CDS encoding HK97-gp10 family putative phage morphogenesis protein has translation MAKAFETSNPGALTAQLDALDDAVSESTLRKAALVGANIFLAEEKLRIPRDTGKGADSLVIAYDAEKSVPGKLASYIVTWLKDAYYLRFVEYGTSHSAAHPFKRPAYEAKKTVAAQAVADALDSEIKAKTSGK, from the coding sequence ATGGCTAAGGCGTTCGAAACGTCCAACCCGGGCGCGTTGACCGCGCAACTGGATGCGCTGGACGACGCTGTGAGCGAATCGACGCTGCGGAAGGCCGCGCTCGTCGGCGCAAACATTTTTCTCGCGGAAGAGAAGTTGAGAATTCCGCGCGACACCGGCAAGGGAGCCGACTCTCTCGTCATTGCATACGACGCGGAGAAATCGGTGCCGGGGAAGTTGGCCTCGTACATCGTGACGTGGCTGAAAGATGCCTATTACCTGCGATTTGTCGAATACGGCACTTCTCATTCGGCTGCGCATCCGTTCAAGCGGCCCGCATATGAAGCAAAAAAGACGGTTGCGGCGCAAGCCGTCGCCGATGCACTCGACTCTGAAATAAAGGCGAAAACCAGTGGCAAATGA
- a CDS encoding phage tail assembly protein T — MSVARCQSEVSSAEFTDWLAYHQVEPFGTQMDDLRAGVVTAAIYNVNRNAEKHPEPFGASDVIPWLGGLSTQSEPEPVLFDDPVAQTAMLRASLFGKAANG; from the coding sequence ATGTCGGTCGCACGCTGCCAGTCGGAAGTGAGCAGCGCTGAGTTCACCGACTGGCTGGCGTATCACCAGGTCGAACCGTTTGGCACTCAAATGGACGATCTCCGAGCAGGCGTAGTCACCGCAGCGATCTACAACGTCAACCGGAACGCGGAGAAACATCCGGAACCGTTCGGAGCATCTGACGTAATTCCGTGGCTTGGAGGCCTATCTACGCAGTCCGAGCCTGAGCCGGTGCTTTTCGATGATCCAGTAGCGCAGACGGCAATGCTGCGGGCATCGCTCTTCGGAAAAGCTGCAAATGGCTAA
- a CDS encoding phage major capsid protein, translating into MNKRILIAALAASLAGQVGAVTRGIVVVRADSGPGDVKALIEGVNKAFAEFKTEHTKQLDAVKAGLPASDITAKVERIGADLDAFQKALDEHSIKMAALEMGGGGGTKLRDAEYTDAFKAHVKKGDINAALNKGADEQGGYLTPVEWDRTITDKLVLISPMRQICRVQPTSKAGFSKLFNMQGTSSGWVGETSARPQTNTATFQPLAFTTGEIYANPAATQQILDDSEIDLETWLAGEVQTEFAKQEGLAFVSGDGTNKPSGILTYITGGANAAKHPFGAIEVVNSGAAADITSDGIIDIIYDLPSAFTGNARFTMNRNTQRSIRKLKDGQGNYLWQPTFVAGQPATVAGYPITEVPDMPDIAANSTPIMFGDFQQSYLIVDRIGIRVLRDPYTNKPYVMFYTTKRVGGGLLNPEPMRAMKIAVDA; encoded by the coding sequence ATGAACAAACGCATCCTCATCGCCGCGCTTGCGGCATCGCTGGCTGGGCAAGTTGGCGCAGTCACTCGCGGCATCGTCGTGGTGCGCGCCGATAGCGGTCCCGGCGACGTCAAGGCGCTTATCGAAGGTGTGAACAAGGCTTTTGCCGAGTTCAAAACCGAGCACACGAAGCAACTCGACGCGGTTAAGGCTGGTCTGCCGGCGTCGGACATCACTGCGAAGGTCGAGAGGATCGGCGCAGATCTGGACGCATTCCAGAAGGCGCTCGACGAGCACAGCATCAAGATGGCCGCTCTCGAGATGGGCGGTGGTGGCGGCACCAAACTGCGCGACGCCGAATATACAGACGCCTTCAAGGCACACGTAAAGAAGGGTGACATCAATGCGGCGCTCAACAAGGGCGCCGACGAACAGGGTGGCTACCTGACGCCGGTCGAGTGGGACCGCACGATCACCGACAAGCTCGTGCTCATCTCGCCGATGCGCCAGATTTGCCGAGTGCAACCCACGTCGAAGGCAGGCTTCTCGAAACTGTTCAACATGCAGGGCACGTCGAGCGGCTGGGTCGGTGAAACGTCGGCCCGTCCGCAGACCAATACGGCCACCTTCCAGCCGCTGGCATTCACGACCGGCGAAATCTACGCGAACCCGGCCGCGACGCAGCAGATCCTCGACGACAGCGAGATCGATCTGGAAACGTGGTTGGCCGGCGAAGTGCAGACCGAGTTTGCGAAGCAGGAAGGTCTCGCATTCGTGTCGGGTGACGGCACCAACAAGCCGAGCGGCATCCTGACGTACATCACCGGCGGCGCCAATGCGGCAAAGCATCCGTTCGGCGCAATCGAGGTCGTCAACAGCGGTGCGGCCGCCGACATCACGTCGGACGGCATCATCGACATCATCTACGACTTGCCGAGCGCATTCACCGGCAACGCGCGATTCACGATGAACCGCAATACGCAGCGCTCGATTCGCAAGCTGAAAGACGGTCAGGGAAACTATCTCTGGCAGCCCACCTTCGTCGCGGGCCAGCCGGCGACGGTGGCCGGCTATCCGATCACGGAAGTGCCGGACATGCCGGACATCGCTGCGAACTCCACGCCGATCATGTTTGGCGATTTCCAGCAGTCGTATCTGATCGTCGATCGTATCGGCATCCGCGTGCTGCGTGACCCGTACACCAACAAGCCGTACGTCATGTTTTACACGACGAAGCGCGTGGGTGGTGGCCTGCTGAATCCGGAACCGATGCGCGCGATGAAGATCGCTGTCGACGCATAA
- a CDS encoding phage head closure protein encodes MRAGDLNRRVRIERRDQSQDDLGQPVDTWVEVATVWGNVRMLTGKETLTADADVASATASIRIRYRTNIDNSMRAVVLKFVDGQPVEDVIFNILAPLPNLASREYTDLACSAFTNNG; translated from the coding sequence ATGCGTGCTGGCGATCTCAACCGGCGCGTGCGCATCGAGCGCCGCGACCAGTCGCAAGACGACCTTGGCCAGCCGGTCGACACGTGGGTGGAGGTGGCGACGGTCTGGGGCAACGTGCGCATGCTCACCGGCAAGGAGACCTTGACGGCTGACGCCGACGTCGCCAGCGCGACGGCGAGCATTCGGATTCGCTATCGCACGAACATTGATAACTCCATGCGCGCGGTGGTGCTCAAGTTCGTTGACGGCCAACCGGTCGAAGACGTCATCTTCAACATTCTCGCGCCGCTGCCGAATCTCGCCAGCCGCGAATACACGGATCTGGCCTGCTCGGCCTTTACGAACAATGGCTAG
- a CDS encoding C40 family peptidase, whose product MNEQIKNAIAEHALAAYPRECVGLVVVVGGAETYVPCINSATTPAEHFVLSGQEYAAAEDHGEIVALVHSHPGAPARPSMADKTMCEQSGIAKWIIVSLGVQTDGSIGIDDWCEFGPSGYQAPLLGRQFVHGVHDCYSLIRDWYRIERGVTLPDFPRADKWWEDGASNLYLDNFAKAGFADLGQDAPVEVGDVLLMQIRSKNHVPNHAGIYIGNGQMLHHSYGALSGRTVWGGMWSHSLRTVLRYQG is encoded by the coding sequence ATGAACGAACAGATCAAGAACGCGATCGCGGAACACGCGCTCGCGGCCTACCCGCGTGAGTGCGTAGGACTGGTCGTGGTCGTTGGCGGCGCTGAAACGTACGTGCCCTGTATCAACTCGGCCACGACGCCGGCTGAGCACTTCGTGCTTTCCGGGCAGGAGTACGCGGCCGCCGAAGATCACGGCGAGATAGTCGCGCTCGTGCATTCGCACCCGGGCGCACCGGCGCGGCCGAGCATGGCCGACAAGACGATGTGCGAGCAGAGCGGCATTGCGAAATGGATCATCGTTTCGCTCGGGGTGCAGACGGACGGCTCGATTGGCATCGACGACTGGTGCGAGTTCGGTCCATCTGGCTATCAGGCTCCGCTACTCGGGCGGCAGTTCGTCCATGGCGTGCACGACTGCTATTCGCTCATCCGCGACTGGTATCGCATCGAGCGCGGCGTCACGCTGCCGGACTTCCCGCGCGCGGATAAGTGGTGGGAAGACGGCGCGTCGAATCTCTATCTCGACAACTTCGCAAAAGCTGGCTTCGCTGATCTCGGGCAAGACGCGCCGGTCGAAGTCGGCGACGTTCTGCTGATGCAGATCCGCAGCAAAAACCACGTCCCCAATCACGCAGGCATCTACATCGGCAACGGCCAGATGCTGCACCACTCGTATGGCGCTCTGTCAGGCCGCACGGTGTGGGGCGGTATGTGGTCCCACAGCTTGCGCACAGTACTCCGATACCAGGGTTAA
- a CDS encoding phage tail tape measure protein, whose product MQTQDQAAQRVAVAQKAISEAAVNGSQASTREINSFVSSLTRAADTAGKTRSELLAMKAAQLGISDAAAESVAKLKAVEEASNANSEAAHGFSLNSAAARRELAVLAHEASQGSWKNFGGSLMVLAERTDALSVLMSPLGIAIGAAAGAVALMIHSISEGASQYDAFQKSIVSTNGALGLSAEQMINISNTLNDSKTSLSAARETLASLADTGRFAGDDLALAGRAAVAMSEDTGVSADQAVESMVKLHDNILEWLAAYQEQHHTFSAAQVDEIEGFVRAGDAAAAQKAVMLDLISAHEQVAASAKTQTGFIAQGWRDIVEVVTMYKNMIMNIGVPDGITKQVGDQLARVEAAQRNLDQLQGGSSFSVDAAKQQLAVETEKLNVLRDQQAVQFKTQQAAEKRATGGDAAVAVNKYLGSTQYASPLDQRNLAIKKENADFAEATKDLDKTATDFVAAEKRHVDNLAQIDKQYQSRNGSKAAASAAAAAAQNAISAQLAALDQQQKDIETKLKTSLDHIKSLQDQGLITQEDALQQMHDARSAALQDELKIEQQEVEIAQGKKQKAAIEKYAGEVKTTQDKIAANDQQFTDDSGKLAAKRAADLKVYTDALQQQLATQQSAADQTLAGLSMGTNDRADYDKLLSLRQDYDRKVADLTKQRTTNQIGPQQYADELAATQDYYDKSVAIAQKSSADIRAANADWTTGAKRALADYSDEAANVAASTASTFQDAFRGMEDAFAKFVTTGKLSFSDLATSVISDIARMQARAVISGLFNYAASAIGSYFGGSTAGATVTAGESSAVYAATGGHVTGPGSATSDSIPAWLSNGEYVMSAAAVQRIGIGNLDAANSGRSVHGAARFASGGYVGAASSTTSSRGGDISISAPVSVQGGSDPSANASNAAQLQKQITDAVKAVVAKERKQGGTLWKMQQGIK is encoded by the coding sequence ATGCAAACGCAGGATCAGGCAGCGCAGCGCGTCGCCGTCGCTCAGAAGGCCATTTCAGAAGCCGCAGTGAACGGCAGCCAGGCGAGCACCAGAGAGATCAATTCGTTCGTCTCATCGCTGACGCGCGCGGCTGACACTGCGGGGAAAACGCGCTCCGAACTGCTCGCGATGAAGGCTGCTCAGCTCGGCATATCGGATGCCGCGGCGGAGTCGGTTGCGAAACTGAAGGCCGTCGAAGAAGCCTCCAATGCGAATAGCGAGGCCGCCCACGGATTCAGTTTGAATTCGGCTGCCGCACGTCGCGAACTTGCCGTGTTGGCTCACGAAGCATCGCAAGGTTCCTGGAAGAATTTCGGCGGCTCACTGATGGTGCTGGCCGAACGTACTGACGCACTCTCTGTCTTGATGAGTCCATTGGGGATCGCGATCGGCGCTGCGGCTGGTGCCGTCGCGTTAATGATTCATTCGATCTCTGAGGGTGCGTCGCAATACGACGCGTTCCAGAAGTCGATCGTTAGCACTAATGGTGCGCTCGGCCTGTCTGCCGAGCAGATGATCAACATTTCGAACACGCTGAACGACTCGAAAACGTCGCTGTCTGCGGCTCGCGAGACGCTCGCGTCGCTCGCTGACACCGGCCGTTTCGCGGGTGACGATCTGGCGCTTGCAGGGCGTGCCGCTGTCGCGATGAGCGAAGACACCGGCGTCAGTGCGGATCAGGCCGTCGAATCGATGGTTAAGCTGCACGACAACATTCTCGAATGGCTCGCGGCATATCAGGAGCAGCATCACACGTTCTCGGCGGCGCAAGTCGACGAGATCGAAGGATTTGTGCGCGCTGGCGACGCGGCCGCCGCTCAAAAGGCCGTCATGCTCGACCTCATCAGTGCGCACGAGCAGGTGGCCGCGTCGGCGAAGACGCAAACCGGTTTCATCGCGCAGGGCTGGCGAGACATAGTCGAAGTCGTGACCATGTACAAAAACATGATCATGAACATCGGCGTGCCCGACGGTATCACGAAGCAAGTCGGCGACCAGCTCGCGCGCGTCGAAGCGGCGCAGCGCAATCTCGATCAGTTGCAGGGCGGATCGTCGTTCAGCGTCGACGCCGCCAAGCAGCAGCTCGCGGTGGAGACCGAGAAGCTGAACGTGTTGCGCGACCAGCAGGCGGTGCAGTTCAAAACGCAACAGGCGGCCGAGAAGCGAGCAACGGGCGGCGATGCCGCTGTTGCGGTGAACAAGTATCTCGGCAGCACGCAATACGCTTCGCCGCTCGATCAGCGGAACCTCGCGATCAAGAAGGAAAACGCCGATTTCGCCGAGGCGACCAAGGATCTTGATAAGACGGCGACAGACTTCGTTGCTGCAGAGAAGCGGCACGTCGACAACCTCGCGCAGATCGACAAGCAATATCAGAGCCGGAATGGTTCGAAGGCTGCGGCAAGCGCTGCAGCGGCAGCGGCGCAGAATGCAATTAGCGCGCAGCTCGCCGCTCTCGACCAGCAGCAAAAGGACATCGAAACAAAGCTCAAGACGTCGCTCGATCACATCAAGAGCTTGCAGGATCAAGGCTTGATCACACAAGAGGATGCGCTGCAGCAGATGCATGACGCGCGCTCGGCGGCCCTGCAAGATGAGCTGAAGATCGAGCAGCAGGAAGTTGAAATCGCGCAGGGCAAGAAGCAGAAGGCTGCAATCGAGAAGTACGCCGGCGAGGTGAAAACCACGCAGGACAAGATCGCGGCAAACGACCAGCAGTTCACCGACGATTCGGGGAAGCTGGCGGCGAAGCGCGCGGCTGACCTGAAGGTGTACACCGACGCGCTGCAGCAGCAACTCGCCACGCAGCAATCTGCGGCCGACCAGACGCTAGCCGGTCTTAGCATGGGCACCAATGATCGGGCCGACTACGACAAGCTGTTGTCGTTGCGCCAGGACTACGATCGGAAGGTCGCCGATCTGACCAAGCAGCGCACAACCAACCAGATTGGTCCGCAACAGTACGCCGATGAACTGGCGGCTACGCAGGACTATTACGACAAGTCAGTGGCGATCGCGCAGAAGTCGTCAGCGGACATTCGCGCTGCAAATGCGGACTGGACGACCGGCGCTAAGCGGGCACTTGCCGACTATTCCGATGAAGCGGCGAACGTCGCGGCGTCCACCGCATCGACGTTTCAAGATGCATTCCGCGGCATGGAGGATGCGTTCGCGAAATTCGTGACCACTGGCAAGCTGAGCTTTTCCGATCTGGCTACCAGCGTGATCTCGGATATTGCGCGCATGCAGGCACGCGCGGTGATCTCCGGCCTCTTCAATTACGCCGCGAGCGCCATCGGTTCGTACTTTGGCGGCTCGACCGCGGGCGCAACCGTGACTGCTGGCGAATCGTCAGCAGTCTATGCGGCGACGGGCGGCCATGTTACCGGCCCGGGTTCGGCTACGTCGGATTCGATCCCAGCGTGGCTCTCGAATGGCGAATACGTCATGAGCGCCGCAGCGGTACAGCGCATCGGCATTGGAAATCTCGACGCGGCGAACAGCGGGCGCAGCGTGCACGGCGCCGCGCGTTTCGCGAGCGGTGGTTACGTTGGCGCGGCGTCGAGCACGACGTCGTCGCGCGGCGGCGACATCAGCATCAGCGCGCCGGTCTCAGTTCAGGGCGGCTCAGATCCAAGCGCAAACGCGTCCAACGCCGCACAGTTGCAGAAGCAGATCACCGACGCTGTTAAGGCCGTCGTCGCGAAAGAGCGGAAGCAAGGCGGCACGCTCTGGAAGATGCAACAAGGGATCAAGTAA
- a CDS encoding head-tail connector protein translates to MALVDLSLALGFLRQDAGVEDDVVQALLDGATQSAVDYLNRQVFEDDDAMAAAVAAGTAGDNPMVVNGAIKAAILKSTAELYSNREDSSVSKLVELPFNARTLLRPHRIIPGV, encoded by the coding sequence ATGGCGCTCGTTGATCTCAGTCTGGCGCTTGGCTTCTTGCGTCAAGACGCAGGCGTCGAGGATGACGTCGTGCAGGCGCTGCTCGACGGCGCAACGCAATCGGCCGTCGACTATCTGAATCGTCAAGTGTTCGAAGACGACGACGCGATGGCGGCGGCGGTGGCAGCTGGCACTGCGGGCGATAACCCGATGGTGGTCAACGGCGCAATCAAGGCGGCGATTTTGAAGTCGACCGCGGAGTTGTACTCGAATCGCGAAGACTCGTCAGTTTCGAAATTGGTCGAGTTGCCGTTCAACGCGCGGACGTTGTTGCGTCCGCATCGAATCATTCCGGGCGTCTGA
- a CDS encoding phage minor tail protein L: protein MTITADIQQLEPGRLIELFEVDCTAIGGDMLRFHGHLQSTSIFWQGNEYKPWAIQASGFEHTSDAQQPEPTLTVGNVGGTISALCVYLDDMVGAKVTRHRTLSKYLDAVNFPDGNPSADPAEEMPIELWYVEQKSSETNVEIEFTLSSALDFGGQQLPARQIASLCQFEYRDAYCGWTGTTYFTIDDQATDNPALDKCSKRISGCECRFGVNEPLSFGGFLSDTLS from the coding sequence ATGACGATCACGGCCGACATTCAGCAGCTCGAGCCGGGCCGCCTGATCGAGTTGTTTGAGGTGGACTGCACGGCGATTGGCGGCGACATGCTGCGCTTTCACGGCCACCTGCAATCGACGTCGATCTTCTGGCAGGGCAACGAGTACAAGCCGTGGGCAATTCAGGCGAGCGGCTTCGAACACACGTCCGATGCGCAACAGCCTGAACCGACGCTTACCGTTGGAAACGTTGGCGGCACGATCTCGGCTCTGTGCGTCTACCTCGACGATATGGTGGGCGCGAAGGTAACGCGGCATCGCACGCTGTCGAAGTATCTCGATGCGGTGAACTTCCCGGACGGTAATCCGTCGGCAGACCCTGCCGAGGAAATGCCGATCGAGCTTTGGTACGTCGAGCAGAAGAGTAGTGAGACCAACGTCGAGATCGAATTCACGTTGTCGTCGGCGCTCGATTTTGGCGGCCAGCAATTGCCCGCGCGGCAGATCGCCAGCCTCTGTCAGTTCGAATATCGCGACGCGTATTGCGGCTGGACCGGCACAACCTACTTCACCATCGACGACCAGGCGACGGACAACCCGGCGCTCGATAAGTGCAGCAAGCGGATCAGCGGCTGCGAATGCCGATTCGGCGTCAATGAACCGCTGAGCTTCGGCGGCTTCCTGAGCGACACCCTTTCCTAA
- a CDS encoding phage tail tube protein has translation MPSTAISAQGSKFSIDTAANGATDPTWTAVKNVKSYSGFDGTATEIDTTDLDSEAKEKMLGLIDNGSFSIDVNVNMTDPGQIALKAAQKALTLQKFKLTYPDGSSDSFSAFVKSFPIAGATDAVITSTIALTISGAVTTAAAGA, from the coding sequence ATGCCCAGCACCGCAATTAGCGCCCAAGGCAGCAAATTTTCCATCGACACCGCCGCCAACGGCGCAACCGATCCGACTTGGACGGCAGTGAAAAACGTCAAGTCGTACAGCGGCTTCGACGGCACCGCGACCGAGATCGACACCACGGACCTCGATTCCGAGGCGAAAGAAAAGATGCTCGGTCTGATCGACAACGGTTCGTTCTCGATCGACGTCAACGTCAACATGACCGACCCGGGGCAGATTGCGCTGAAAGCGGCTCAGAAAGCATTGACGCTGCAGAAGTTCAAGCTCACCTACCCGGACGGTTCGAGCGATTCGTTCTCGGCATTCGTGAAGAGCTTCCCGATCGCGGGCGCAACCGACGCTGTCATCACCTCGACGATCGCATTGACGATCTCGGGCGCAGTGACGACCGCAGCTGCCGGAGCGTAA